AAACGGAACGTGAGAATCGTATTGATCGGGCCGGTTGCTGACGGCGTGTAACGAATATGAATGTCCACTTTCTCTCCCGGGGCCGTCTGGTACGGCATCGAAGGTGAGAGCACGGTGAAACCGGCACCGGGTGTCGATGCAAGATCGAGGATGGCGGAGTCGCAGTTATTATTGACAAGGCTCAACGTACGCGCGACGCTTTGACACACGGAGATCGTATCGAATGCTAGGTGATACGTCGAAAGTCCGGACGACGCGCTCCGCACTCGTACGGCACCGATCGTCAGAACGGTATCAACTGTGGCGCCGTCCACCGAGTAACGGATATGTAATCTTCCGTAGTACTTCCCAATTGGCGTTGTAATGAATCGAACGCCGATCGAGTCTGTACTGCCGGCGGAAAGCTGCGACGGGAGCAGGGGAGAGCCGATCACTTGAAAAGCCTTGATGGTTGCATTTGTGGCATAGATGCTATCAATCTTGATCGCATCGCAGATCCGAAAATTGGTAAGTCGCACACTGATGACTGGATCGGCACATGCCGAAACGCTGTCGAAGTTAATGATATCTTGAGAAATACGGAGACGTGGGTCGGGGATGGTATCGTAAAGATACCACAGTGAGCCGTCGGAGCCGCCGGCGTATACATGCTTGCCGCGAGAGTAGAGAGCCCGTGTATCGTAAGTATTAGGCGGGCCGCCAATAAACTGCCACGTCTGTCCGGAATCTAAAGACCGATACACTCCATCAACGGTGTGGATATAGAGTCTGCAGTCGTCACCCTGCATGTGACCGATTAGTGAAGACTGCGGCTGTCCACTCGTCAGAGACCAGCTAGCTCCTCCGTCCGACGATCGCGAGAGTCCGTTGCCTCCCCATTCTGCCGGTGCAAAGAATGTCCCGCTCGGAAGCGCAGTATGTGGCTTCCAGCATTCTTGTCTGAATTGGCTGGTACTCCACGTCTCGCCACCATCGGTTGTCCGATAGCCGTAACAGTTAGTTGTACTGGCAGAGCTTGCAAATCCGGTGCTATCGTTAAAGAAGGTTAGCCCGCTTGCACCACTCGCGCTGGGGTTGGGTTCGATGCGATTCCATGTGAGACCGCGATCCCGTGAGGTATAGAGCGTGCCATCCCACGAGCATTGTATCAATAAATTCTTCTTCGCATTGTAGTATATATCCCAACCGGGCGGAGAGCCTTGTCCCATTTGATTCCAGGTGAGGCCACCGTCAGTCGTGACATGGGTACCGTTGACGTCGGGGTACACATACCATCCATTCAACGGATCGACAAACAGGACGCTCAGTGCTGCCAGGCTTCCGGGAATCGTCGACCAAGTGTTGCCACCATCGCTCGTACGTAGTAATGCATCAACATTCTTCTTGATACTGACGTATCCATGGAGAGGGACGCTATCGAACTCGGAAAAATATACACAGAGGACACCCTCACTGAATTGCCCTACCTGCTTCCATTGCCCGTGCGCTTTCGGAATCGGATGCAACAACCCAATCACCACGAGACATGCTGTTGCCCAAGGGTAGTCATGCAAAGGCTTGAGGCACGTAGCAAGAAAACACCTCCAACCCCGGGTGGAATTTGGAGACAGACTGAATGAGTGCTTGCCAATCCTATTTTTCATGCGCAAGTAAGACACACAACAAAACCATAGTGTTACATCGCTCAATGAGCCCACCGAAAATTCATCCATAGGTGCCCATAATATTAATTCTTATGGGCACCTATTGACAATAAGCGCATAATTCCGTGTATTTGTTGAATGCAATTCGAGCATTGGGCCATGAGCCCAGGAATTCGTTCAGAGCCGGTGCAAGCCGGCTCTGTCGTTTCTGCGGGCTCGGTGCGTGCACACAATTATATCATTGAATTATCAGGGAGTTACCTACCCATCTTTTCGAATGTGCAGCGTGCGAATGGGAGCGCGGGCGAGGCCGTCGGAGCCTACTTTCTGACGAAGCCGGAGGTCACCTCGGCGGTGGCGGTGACGACGCGGACGCTATATCGGCTTCTGGCAAGGGCGGTGGTGCCGATCGGGATCTCGTTGGTGCCGGCCGCAAGTTCGAGCGTGCGTGCGAGGACCTGCTTGCCGAGTTCGTCGTGGACCGAGATCGTGGCCGTCTGCTTGATCGGGCTTTCGACGACAATCGTGAGTTCACTGCCCGTCACCGGGTTCGGCCGGATGGCACTCACGCGCAGCGTGCCGGTACTGAGGTAATCGTGGAGCGTGGGTTGCGAGCAGCCTTCGATGCGGTAGCGGAATGACGTCCCGCTCGCGGTGGCCTGCATCGTGCAAGGTCCGGAGCCTGGGATGGTGTCGTTGACTTTGAGCACCGTGAGATCGACCGACGTCGCGGTGTCCTTCGTGAGGAAGACATCGTAATCGAGCACGGCAACGGAGCTGTCGGCTGCATCGGCAGCGAGGAACGGGTTGCCCGTGATACGGAAGGTCCAGGGTCCGGCGATGCCCGTCACGGGGCCGGATGGTGCGATGGTGTTCACGCCATGCGAGCCGCGATGCGAGAGCAGATCGTTATTCCAGTTGAGCGTCACATCGAGTGAACGGTATTGTCCGATCGTTGCGGGGTCGGCTTTGAGATGGACTGCTGTTGGCGAGCCGGAAGTTGCGCTCGCAGAGTCGATGGTGAGCCAAAGCGCAACGTTCGGCGAGGCGCCTTTAAGCGAGAAGGTCAGCGTAACGGGCGCGAGGTTCGAATCCGGCGTCGTGAAGACGTGGATGGTGCCGTTGAAGGTCGTGGCGGTTCCGACCGGCGTAGCATGCACGCCGACAACGATGCGTTCGTTCGGCGCGAGATACGCCGGCAGCGACAGGCCGACAAGCGAGAAGCCCGTACCCGCAAGTGTGAGCGAATCGACTCGAAGCGAGTCGCAGCCGATGTTGCGGATGGTGAACGATGTATCGCGGGTATCGCAGAAGCTCAAGGTACCGAAGTCGAGGGCCGAGACCGACGCCTGTGGTTTTGCGAAGCCGGAGACGACCTGTGCAGAGACCGGAATGCTGAAACGCATCACCGTCGAATCAACGGAGCGGCTATGCGAAACGATCGAGACGGTCGCTGTGCGCTTGCCTTTCAAGCTCGGCACAAAGTGCACCCACATGCGAACAACATCACCCGGCGCGACAGAGCGCCACGGTGCGGGAGCGGACGCAAGTGAGTAGTCGGGGTCGCCACCGATGGATGTGTTGTCTAGGAAGAGCGGGACGCAGCCGGTGTTCGTGATCGAGACTTCGGCAGAATCGCCGCTGCCGCAGAGCGAAAGGGTATCGAGGTCGATCGAAGCGGGCGATGCCGCAAGCTTCGCGATGCCGTCCTCGCCGAACCCATTCAAGGTCATTTGCACCGACGTGTTGTTGCCCTGCATCGTCGCAGCATATATGGGGTTCGCCGTCTTGGCCCCTGCCGTCGTCGGCTTGAAATGGCAACGCAGGCTGACCGTCGAATCCTTCGGTAGCTTGTACGGAAGCGCAAGCGGATCGATAGTGAACTCAGGCGGAAGCACACCAGGGCCGCTTGTGATTGTGAGCGTATCGCAGGATATGTTCGTGATCGTGAACACGGTGTCCGACTGACCGCCGCAGATGCTTGCCGTATCGAGCTCCAGTGTGGACGGAATGACCTGCATTCTTGGTTGCTCACCAGTCACGAAGACCGCAACATCGAGCAAGCTGTCGAACGCAAGGGATGGCAACCCGGTGATGAACGATCCATTGACCTTTACGCGGCACGTATAGTTGCCGGGCTTTTTTGCAGGATCGAATGCGAGCTGAAAGGTATCGGTCGCGCCGCTCTTGATGGTGTCCGGCATCACGGGCGTTGCGAGTGTGTACGCACCGCCGGTGTTTGTGACGAACGAGATCGAGTTCAGCAGATAGTCGTAGCAGTTGTAGTTCGTGATCACGAACTTGCGCGATTCGTTGAGACAAGCAGTGATGTTCGGGAAGCGCGGATGCGTGAAGCCAATCTCGGACTTGACGCCCAGCGTACCATCGCCTCCATCGTTGGTTTTCCACACCCCTCCGAGCTTATCGAACGCGATGACCATTTCGCCGCTGCACCCGCCGACATAGAACGTGCGGGTATCGGCGATATTTGACGGGCCGCCGACATTGATCCATGTATGCCCACTATCTTTGAGTGTGCCACGAATTATGCCGTCTTGCTCGGTCTGTACATACAGATATCCGGCACTGCCGAAAATATGCCCGGTCATGATCCCAGCAGTAACGAGCGGCGGTCCGAACGCAAATCGAGATGACCACGATGCGCCGTTGTTCGTGGAGATCCACATTCTGCGCGAGAGCTCGGTGATCGTGTACCAGATGCGGGTTTTCGGATCGCCCCACGCCGACCAAGCCTCGGCAAGATTCGTTTTGGAATTCGGACCGGGTGTGACGAGAACCGTTAACGGGTCCATGAAGAAGACGCCGTTCTGGTTGTTTCCGGCGTTCAGCGGCGGATTCCAGCTTGCAGTCGTCAGCGGGACACCACTCGATATACCAACACCCGCGCCAAGGTGTGACCCGGTCGAAACGTCGGTCCAGGATCTGCCATAGTCCACGGTCTTCCAAAGATTCACATTCATACTGCCGGTCGAATAGATCGAGGCATACCCGGTGCCATCAGGCAGAATACAGATCTGTGTGACTTGTCCGCTTGCTGTTGGCACGCCTGCATTCATCCACGAGCTGCCGCCATTGGTGGTGTACCAGATCTGGATCGGGACTTGGCTTGCAGAGTTACCGGACCCGGCATAGCCGGTGAGGTCGTCGGTGAAATAGCAACAGCCGACTGGAGTACCAAGATTTGCGATCTTGGTCCATTTGGCGATCGATGCAGAGACGAGAACGCTCGTCAACAGAATTGCGAAGATGATCGTACGAATCCGACTCACAACACTACACACCGATAGATGAAAGTTGATGCCGATAAGACAACACCAAACATCCCGGAATGTTACAATGAGGAAGCCGATCGAGAGGACGGGGCTGCGTCGTCCTCAGAAGCGAATCGTCTCGCCCGTCGAAAGCGATTCGTGCACGGCGAAGGTTGCGACGGTCGTTGCAAGCATCGACTCGAAGGGGATGGGCGACGGCGTGCCGTTCTTGATCGCCGCGACGAACGCTTCGACCTCTTCACGGTGCCCCTTGCCTTGGCCTTTGACGATGTGCGGCTTACCGCTGCCGCGGTGGAATTCGAGTTCGGTGAAGTTCTTCATGATCGCCGTTCGGCCACCCGAGAAGACCTGTATTTCTTCCTTTGGTAGTGTCTTGTCGCCGTTGGCAACGTAGAGGATCGTCGCGACGGAACCGTCTTCGTAGTCGATCACGATTGAGAGGGTATCATGATCTATGGAGTCCGCACGTCCGCTCGAGATCTGTTTCGCAACGACGGATTTCGGTAGCGCGTCGTTCGCAAGATAGGCAGCAGTATCGATGAAGTGGCAGACCTCGCCAATGATACGTCCGCCGCCGGTCTCTTCGTCTTGCGCCCAGTTCGATGCGGGGACGGGGCCTGCGTTGACGCGGTAGAAGATCATCTTCGGCGCATGCGGTTCGCCGAAGAGCTCCTTCATCTTCACAACGAGCGGTGAGAATCGGCGGTTGAAGCCGATGAGGAAGTGCTGAGTGCTCAGTGCTGAGTGCTCAGTGTAAGTACGCGCGACCTTGGCTGCATCCTCGAACTTCAGCGCCATCGGCTTCTCGCAGAAGACATGCTTTCCCGCTTCGAGCGCGTTGCAGATCAACTCGGCATGGTTGTTGTGGCGCGTTGCGATGAAGATCGTGTTGACGTCGTTCGATGCGATCACCGCATCAGGGTCCGTCGTCGAACGAGCAAAACCGAACTTGGTCTTGGCATCTTCGGCGCTCGAACCGGTTTCGTTCGCAACGACGACAAGATCGGCCTGCTCTTTGAGTGTGGGCAGCAGAAAGCCTTGGGCGAAGTTACCAGCACCAATGAAGCCGATGGTTGGTGACTGGTGGTTTGTGATTGGTGATTGGATGTGATGCTGGACATCCCTCATCCTTCCGCCTTCATCCTGCGGGTAGGTCAGGACGATGCCGAGGTACCGCTCCTTGATCTCGCCGGCGATCATGTCGTACGCTCGTTTCGCGTCGGCGACTGCGATCGTATGGGTCGTCAGTCTTGAGGGATTGACCTTTCGTTCTGCGAGCAGCCGAACGAATTCCTGCATGTTGCGGCGCTCGGTCCAGCGGACGTAGCCGATGGGGTAATCGATGCCGCGGTCTTCGTAGTCGTGCTCATAACGTCCCGGACCGTAGGAACGCGAGAGTCGGAAGTCAAGCTCTTTGAGATAGAACGGGTCGCGCGGGATATCCATCTTCGTCACGCCGACCATCACGACGCGGCCACGATCACGGGTGATCGAGGCGGATAGCTCGATCGGATCGTTCGAGCTGGTCGCCGCAGTGATGATTACGGCATCCACACCGAAGCCCGATGTGATCGACTTGATCTTATCAACAAGGTTATCCGCTTTTCGACTAAATGCAAATTGTGCATTGTGCGCTGCAGCGAGCTTCACGTTCTCATCATCGAGATCGATGCCGATCACGACGCAGCCTGCAGCACGGGCGATGGCACAGGTGAGTTGGCCGACAAGTCCGAGGCCGATCACGGCGACGGATTCGCCGAATGTCAGCTCGGCCTGACGAACACCTTGCATTGCGATCGAGCCGAGCGTTGTGTAGCACGCCTCCTCGTACGATACGTCTTCGGGGATCTTGACACAGAGATTACGGAGTACGCTGACGACTTCGGCATGATACGCTCCTTGACCGCCACACGCAACACGGTCGCCGGGACGGAGGTCGTCGACATCGGGACTGACCGCGATGACCTCGCCCGCACACGAGTAGCCCATCGGCTTCGGGGTGTCGAGCTTGTTCATCACACGATTGTACGTCGCCCAGAACCCTTGCTGTTTGATCTCGGCGAGGACCTTCTTGACGTCATCGGGCCGGCTCTTCGCCTTTTCGAGCATCGACGAACGCGCAAGTTCGACCGACATCTTCTCGGTGCCGGCGCTGATGACACTGGCGTAATTGCGCACGATGACGCCCGCACGCTTCGGGTGCTCGGGTGCGTCCACGTCGCGGACGCTGATGGCGCCGGAGCGCATGCTGGTGAGTAATTGCTTCACGATTGCTTCGATGCAGAGATGAGAAGAGTGATCCGCTTTACAACACGAGCGAGCACCTCGTCAGGTGCTGTGCATATATGTTTTTGAATCCGTCCGGGAATGTCGATGCTCTTGATGTGATCGGAGAGTATGACGCCGCTGATCGGAAGTCCCGTCGGGAGTTCGACCTCGAACGGATAGAATTTTTGTTGTGAAGTGATTGGGCAACACACGGCGAGTCCTGTGGAGCGGTTGTACGAATGTTCTGACAACACAAGCGCCGGACGTCGACCGGCCTGCTCACGACCGACTTGCGGATCAAGCTCGACCCACACAATATCACCCCGGTTTGGTATATACGGCTTGGCCATTACCAGATCTCGTTGCCGACCGGGGCTCCCCAATCCGTCACCGAGTGCACATTCTCGGGTGTGATTTTGCTCACCAAGTCTTCGAGCGTCAGGCGGTCCTCGTCGAATTCCAGCACGAGTCGGTTCTTCAGGTCGTGATACCGAATCTCTGAGCCATCGTGGATCTCATGCCGTTCGGCGACGGACTTCGGAAGCCGTACTGCTAACGAATTTCCCCATTTCCGCACTTTCAGCGTCTTCATGGCTGTATATACATTGTAGACACGGGAAATGTTTCAGGGTCGAATGGGTCACCACAGGTACGTTCAATGTGCCAAGGCCTAACCCACCGCCTTGCGGAAATACTCGATAGTTCGCTTGAGTCCTTCGGTGCGTGCGACTGTCGGCTCCCAGCCGAGCAGTGATTTTGCAAGGGTGATATCCGGCTGACGAACTTGCGGGTCGTCCTGCGGCAATGGCTTGAAGACTATCTCGCTCTTGGATTCAGGGATCATCGTCTTAATTTCCTTCGCAAGGTCGAGCATGGTTACCTCGTCGGGATTCCCGATATTTACCGGATTATTATAGTCACTCAGGAGCAGACGATAGATACCTTCGATGAGATCGCTCACATAACACACGCTGCGCGTTTGCATGCCGGTGCCGAACACCGTGATCTGCTCGTTCTTGAGTGCTTGGCGAGTGAACTCCGGGATCGCGCGACCATCGTGAATGCGCATGCGCTCGCCGTATGTATTGAAGATGCGCACGATGCGTGTGTCAAGATCGTGATATCGGTGATACGCCATCGTCATCGCCTCGGCGAAACGCTTGGCTTCGTCATACACGCCGCGGATGCCGATGGGATTCACATTCCCCCAATACGATTCCGGCTGCGGATGAATCGCGGGATCACCGTACGTCTCGCTCGTTGATGCAAGCAGGAAACGCGCACCTTTGGCTTTTGCAAGTCCGAGCGCCTTATGCGTGCCAAGCGAACCAACCTTCAACGTCTGGATCGGAAGCTTCAGGTAATCGATCGGGCTTGCCGGCGACGCGAAGTGCAGCACGTAGTCAAGCGGGCCGCTGACGTGAATGAAGTTCGTCACGTCATAATGCTCGAAGACGAAGTTCGGCTTGCCGAAAAGATGCGAGACGTTTTCCGGATTTCCGGTCACCAGATTGTCCATGCAGATAACCTCGTGTCCTTCAGCGACAAAACGATCGCACAGATGACTTCCGAGAAATCCGGCTCCGCCGGTGATGAGAGTTCTTGGCATTATTATTCTATTCTGACTCTGTGAGAAGTTTAATTATCCTACCTTTTATATTATCGTAAACTGATTGTAGTCTGGTCTTGCTTTCTGGAGTAAGACGTGCCGTATGAGCCATCGCATCTCGAAGTGGTTTGTACTCAGTAGCGTGACGATGCAAGTACGCATCCTTTATTTTATCCTTACCCTTTGCATCAGCTAGAAAGGTGAGTTGATCCATACTTAAGTAACTCAAATCTGAATCATTTTCTCGGATCACAAAACTAATATTTGCTTTTTCCTTATGCTCAACGGATTGTCGTCTATATTCCTTAATTTGTTCTTTCATCGAGTCAGTAGAAATGGCCGAGTCGTCAATATACTTTCTAACCAAGTTTTCAGATACGAAACAATCGGTGTATGCCCCAATATTGAATTGGGCATCCTCACTTAATTCATCAATCCAGTCACGGACTTTCTGCTTTTCCTTCGAACCGGTGGTTAATTCTTTCACATATTCATCACTAACCTCATTTACAAGCTCCTCTAATTTGCGCTGCTTGGTTGTAATGGTTTTGTTTTCTGGATCACCTGTCTCTTTGTGTTTTCTACGTAATGCGTCCCATTGATTGACGATTGGATTGACAATATGTTTTAAGAGGGCATTCAGGAATGCTGAATATATCGGATCGTCTGCTACGATCCCCTCTCTGCCTGTGGCAAACCTATCGGTACCGTCATCAAGACTATCAAAATGAATCTGGCCGTACAAATAATCCTCCGGGATTCGAGCTGTTGGTATGTGCTTTAGGATGTTCTTCTCACGAACTCTTCCATTCACAAATAAATCAACGCCAACACGTTCATCTGTACCTGTCACTTTAAGCAGGCGCGGCTTCTTAACGGATGCAAGAAAGCCTCTTACTTCCACTGGTGCAGGAAGACTTATAACTTCGCTCTTCTCATCAAATTTACTTTGAATATATAGCGCAAATGGATCTTCGGGCGTATTAATATTCCAAATGAACTGGGTACCCAATGCAAGATCCTCTAGATCATCAAAGGTTATTTCTGTATCTTGATAAAATATCTTGAACGTACTATCGATAATTGAAAATCTGAAAGATAGGGCTATTATCTTTCTCAGATACTCGTCGGTATGTTTTACAGCTTCATTAAGACCCTCAAAATGAATAACCGTCCCATGAATTAAGTGTGAGCTATAACTACTTATGTGACCACTGTCATACTTGTCCAATAAGTAATCTTGAGGTGTAAGATCTTCTGTAATAGCTGAATCAAGTCCAGCATTATCGATAACTCCACCTGTCCAACCAGTTTCTTCTGTTTTGGTTACAATCGTTACGCGTTTGGCACAAGACAGCAAGGCCAGTTTTCCAATACCCTTCCGACCTATGAAGGGCCTGCCACTAGGTGAACGCGTGATATTTCCTTTTCTCTTCGAGTAGCCAATTTTCAAGAAATGATCTTGGAACTGGGAAGGTGTCATCCCTATACCATCATCAACGATGGTCAAATTGCTCGTTTCTCTGTCTAAGTATATGCGGACAGATTGCGCATCAGCATCCCAAGAGTTTGAAATTGCCTCACCTAACACTGTTGAAAAACTTCGGTAGAGATGCCTTCCGAGATGATCAAGGACACTGAGCGAAATCTTGAATATGAAGTTATTTGGCTCAGATGGATTCTTGGACATGCTCAACTATGCTCCTTCCTATAACCGATCCCAGTCGTACAGGCACTGCATTGCCGATTTGCCTACAAAGCACCTTTTGACTGAGAGTGTGCTCCTCCGATTCAAACTTGTAA
This region of Bacteroidota bacterium genomic DNA includes:
- a CDS encoding choice-of-anchor D domain-containing protein, coding for MVIGLLHPIPKAHGQWKQVGQFSEGVLCVYFSEFDSVPLHGYVSIKKNVDALLRTSDGGNTWSTIPGSLAALSVLFVDPLNGWYVYPDVNGTHVTTDGGLTWNQMGQGSPPGWDIYYNAKKNLLIQCSWDGTLYTSRDRGLTWNRIEPNPSASGASGLTFFNDSTGFASSASTTNCYGYRTTDGGETWSTSQFRQECWKPHTALPSGTFFAPAEWGGNGLSRSSDGGASWSLTSGQPQSSLIGHMQGDDCRLYIHTVDGVYRSLDSGQTWQFIGGPPNTYDTRALYSRGKHVYAGGSDGSLWYLYDTIPDPRLRISQDIINFDSVSACADPVISVRLTNFRICDAIKIDSIYATNATIKAFQVIGSPLLPSQLSAGSTDSIGVRFITTPIGKYYGRLHIRYSVDGATVDTVLTIGAVRVRSASSGLSTYHLAFDTISVCQSVARTLSLVNNNCDSAILDLASTPGAGFTVLSPSMPYQTAPGEKVDIHIRYTPSATGPINTILTFRLRTKSASVQTFDLRVDGYADTRFATPALAPTVVDFGSVPLCTGATSDTLALLISNPSGCDSVRVRTGSVPDTEFELVDVLPTTTVGPGGITQVRLVNHPTSKGRHLSTLALEFFDGTTWRDTTVQLAETVTDGTRILSSSRQLIDFGTTTLCDERDSVVTLYNSGCDTLLVVGYRVQGVGFSVGAPDSVRILPGQSVNIPVTTFLDTTGGMFTNYDTLSFISNADNTIPPVYLSRSYSLPKRYSFHMISTGVPSGTSGDFVRFALVSDQAQLAGVQMIDYDLTLNTDLLELTNTSGPNTVKVVGNHITITGNPNIQITSDGSIAQFEYQVYLTTDSATNLTATNFHLNNADPKFEACVASASTRDTAFEYLYRCGNRELQQYMRTGVVRITSIRPNPSSGAVTLSVQAVTSDAAEIELVNALGAVVKSGTQMLRAGANEIELPTESLANGVYYVRVRSGGNTVGGSVAIER
- a CDS encoding choice-of-anchor D domain-containing protein, which translates into the protein MSRIRTIIFAILLTSVLVSASIAKWTKIANLGTPVGCCYFTDDLTGYAGSGNSASQVPIQIWYTTNGGSSWMNAGVPTASGQVTQICILPDGTGYASIYSTGSMNVNLWKTVDYGRSWTDVSTGSHLGAGVGISSGVPLTTASWNPPLNAGNNQNGVFFMDPLTVLVTPGPNSKTNLAEAWSAWGDPKTRIWYTITELSRRMWISTNNGASWSSRFAFGPPLVTAGIMTGHIFGSAGYLYVQTEQDGIIRGTLKDSGHTWINVGGPSNIADTRTFYVGGCSGEMVIAFDKLGGVWKTNDGGDGTLGVKSEIGFTHPRFPNITACLNESRKFVITNYNCYDYLLNSISFVTNTGGAYTLATPVMPDTIKSGATDTFQLAFDPAKKPGNYTCRVKVNGSFITGLPSLAFDSLLDVAVFVTGEQPRMQVIPSTLELDTASICGGQSDTVFTITNISCDTLTITSGPGVLPPEFTIDPLALPYKLPKDSTVSLRCHFKPTTAGAKTANPIYAATMQGNNTSVQMTLNGFGEDGIAKLAASPASIDLDTLSLCGSGDSAEVSITNTGCVPLFLDNTSIGGDPDYSLASAPAPWRSVAPGDVVRMWVHFVPSLKGKRTATVSIVSHSRSVDSTVMRFSIPVSAQVVSGFAKPQASVSALDFGTLSFCDTRDTSFTIRNIGCDSLRVDSLTLAGTGFSLVGLSLPAYLAPNERIVVGVHATPVGTATTFNGTIHVFTTPDSNLAPVTLTFSLKGASPNVALWLTIDSASATSGSPTAVHLKADPATIGQYRSLDVTLNWNNDLLSHRGSHGVNTIAPSGPVTGIAGPWTFRITGNPFLAADAADSSVAVLDYDVFLTKDTATSVDLTVLKVNDTIPGSGPCTMQATASGTSFRYRIEGCSQPTLHDYLSTGTLRVSAIRPNPVTGSELTIVVESPIKQTATISVHDELGKQVLARTLELAAGTNEIPIGTTALARSRYSVRVVTATAEVTSGFVRK
- a CDS encoding bi-domain-containing oxidoreductase, with product MKQLLTSMRSGAISVRDVDAPEHPKRAGVIVRNYASVISAGTEKMSVELARSSMLEKAKSRPDDVKKVLAEIKQQGFWATYNRVMNKLDTPKPMGYSCAGEVIAVSPDVDDLRPGDRVACGGQGAYHAEVVSVLRNLCVKIPEDVSYEEACYTTLGSIAMQGVRQAELTFGESVAVIGLGLVGQLTCAIARAAGCVVIGIDLDDENVKLAAAHNAQFAFSRKADNLVDKIKSITSGFGVDAVIITAATSSNDPIELSASITRDRGRVVMVGVTKMDIPRDPFYLKELDFRLSRSYGPGRYEHDYEDRGIDYPIGYVRWTERRNMQEFVRLLAERKVNPSRLTTHTIAVADAKRAYDMIAGEIKERYLGIVLTYPQDEGGRMRDVQHHIQSPITNHQSPTIGFIGAGNFAQGFLLPTLKEQADLVVVANETGSSAEDAKTKFGFARSTTDPDAVIASNDVNTIFIATRHNNHAELICNALEAGKHVFCEKPMALKFEDAAKVARTYTEHSALSTQHFLIGFNRRFSPLVVKMKELFGEPHAPKMIFYRVNAGPVPASNWAQDEETGGGRIIGEVCHFIDTAAYLANDALPKSVVAKQISSGRADSIDHDTLSIVIDYEDGSVATILYVANGDKTLPKEEIQVFSGGRTAIMKNFTELEFHRGSGKPHIVKGQGKGHREEVEAFVAAIKNGTPSPIPFESMLATTVATFAVHESLSTGETIRF
- a CDS encoding type II toxin-antitoxin system PemK/MazF family toxin, with translation MAKPYIPNRGDIVWVELDPQVGREQAGRRPALVLSEHSYNRSTGLAVCCPITSQQKFYPFEVELPTGLPISGVILSDHIKSIDIPGRIQKHICTAPDEVLARVVKRITLLISASKQS
- a CDS encoding AbrB/MazE/SpoVT family DNA-binding domain-containing protein, which gives rise to MKTLKVRKWGNSLAVRLPKSVAERHEIHDGSEIRYHDLKNRLVLEFDEDRLTLEDLVSKITPENVHSVTDWGAPVGNEIW
- a CDS encoding SDR family oxidoreductase codes for the protein MPRTLITGGAGFLGSHLCDRFVAEGHEVICMDNLVTGNPENVSHLFGKPNFVFEHYDVTNFIHVSGPLDYVLHFASPASPIDYLKLPIQTLKVGSLGTHKALGLAKAKGARFLLASTSETYGDPAIHPQPESYWGNVNPIGIRGVYDEAKRFAEAMTMAYHRYHDLDTRIVRIFNTYGERMRIHDGRAIPEFTRQALKNEQITVFGTGMQTRSVCYVSDLIEGIYRLLLSDYNNPVNIGNPDEVTMLDLAKEIKTMIPESKSEIVFKPLPQDDPQVRQPDITLAKSLLGWEPTVARTEGLKRTIEYFRKAVG
- a CDS encoding ATP-binding protein, which produces MSKNPSEPNNFIFKISLSVLDHLGRHLYRSFSTVLGEAISNSWDADAQSVRIYLDRETSNLTIVDDGIGMTPSQFQDHFLKIGYSKRKGNITRSPSGRPFIGRKGIGKLALLSCAKRVTIVTKTEETGWTGGVIDNAGLDSAITEDLTPQDYLLDKYDSGHISSYSSHLIHGTVIHFEGLNEAVKHTDEYLRKIIALSFRFSIIDSTFKIFYQDTEITFDDLEDLALGTQFIWNINTPEDPFALYIQSKFDEKSEVISLPAPVEVRGFLASVKKPRLLKVTGTDERVGVDLFVNGRVREKNILKHIPTARIPEDYLYGQIHFDSLDDGTDRFATGREGIVADDPIYSAFLNALLKHIVNPIVNQWDALRRKHKETGDPENKTITTKQRKLEELVNEVSDEYVKELTTGSKEKQKVRDWIDELSEDAQFNIGAYTDCFVSENLVRKYIDDSAISTDSMKEQIKEYRRQSVEHKEKANISFVIRENDSDLSYLSMDQLTFLADAKGKDKIKDAYLHRHATEYKPLRDAMAHTARLTPESKTRLQSVYDNIKGRIIKLLTESE